GGAGTCGCCCACGACCATCCGGCAGGCGTTCTACACCTCGCGCGCGGATCCCTTTCGCACTACTGTGTCGCGCATGCCTGATGCGCTCTTCCCTGATCTCGACGCGCGGCCCGCGGAGCGCCCGACCGAGACATTCGCGGGGATGCCGAGCGAGTCCCGGCCAAAGCGAGACGAAGTGCCTGGCGAAGCGGCTTCCACCAGAATGGCGGGGCCTTCGGTTCGCACCCGTCCGATTGCATTGGAGGAAGCGCATGCGCCGGATCATCTGGCGTCGCTCGAGACGAAAGCGGCGACGGACGTCGGCCGCGAGGCGATGGGTGGCGGCGCGCTCTTGGCCGCGGGCAAGCGCTACGAAGCGGTCGTTCCGGCGCGTGCGGGAAACGACGTCGAGTACGACGTGAAGGGGTTGTACAACGGCGTCGTCGCAGAGGCGGCAGTCGATGACGGTTTCGAAGGCAGCCTGCGCTTCGTGGTCATCGGCGATGGACGAGAGCTGTGGGCGAGCGACTCATTGAGCAAGGGGAGCACGCCGATTCCGGTTCGTGTGAGCATCGCGGGCGTCAAGCGACTCGTGCTGCGCGCAACGGCCGTTGGCAGGACACCAGCCGGCGACCGCGGAACCGAGGGCACAAGCATGCGCATGGGCGCGCAGGCGGGCTGGATCGGCGCCCGGCTGAACGGTCCAGTGAACACGCGATGAGGCGTCGTCGGGCAGGCCGCGTCGCAGTCCCGCGAAGTCGCAAAGATGAGCAGGGCTGCCAGTCCATCACGACCCGCCTGGCGGTCGAGTGTCTCCGGCTCACTCCTGGCGCAGTACCTCAACGGGATTCGTGCGGGCGGCTCGTCGAGCCGGGATGTAGCTCGCGGCAAGCGCCACGGTACCGACCACGCCAATGGCCGAGGTCAGCGCCACCGGGTCGGTCGGCGTGACCCCGAACAGGAGCGCGTCGATCGCCTGCGTGAGGACGAGGGCCAGCGGTGCGCCGACGGCCAGACCGCTGACGGTCAACTGGAGCCCCGTGCCCACGACCATTCTCACGATCTGCCGGCCATGGGCGCCGAGCGCCAGGCGGACGCCCATCTCCGCGGCCCGCTGTCTGACCGAGTACGACATCACCCCGTAGATGCCAATGGAGGTCAGGAAGAGCGCCAGCCCCGCAAACACCGTGAGGATCATCCACGTGAACCGCGCACGCTGCAGCGAGCGCGCGATCCACTGCTCCATGCTCCGGACATCCGACACGGGCTGATCGGGGTCGAGCACGCGAACCTCGTGCTCGACCATCGGCGCGATCGTCAGCGGTTCGCCGGCGGTTCGCACGGTGAGCGTCATTGCGCTGTAGGGCAGTTGCGGATGCGGCCAGTACGCCATCGGACGAATCTCGGTCGCCAGATCGGCCTGTCTCACATCACCCGCCACGCCGACGATCCTGGTCGGTACCAGGGGATCGGTCATGTTGATGACCAGCCGTTTCCCGAGCGGATCCTCGCCTGGGAAGTACTGTCTGGCGAGTGCGCTGTTGATAATGACGACGTTCGACGCCTCCTGCATCTCGCGGTGCTCGAACAGTCGTCCGCGGAGGAGTGGGATTCGCATCGCTTCGAAGTACCCGTTGTCGCACACACGGACCTCGGTGACGAGGTCCTGTCCCGGCGGCGGCGCCGGCCGCCCTTCGATGGTGAAGTTCGTGGCGGCCCCGAGTCCGGCAAACGGCAGGAAGCTGACCACGCCTGCGGCGCGCACACCGGGCAGGGCGGACGCCCGATCGACCGCAGACTGGAAGAACCGCAGGCGTTGGCCGGCCTCCCCGTACTTCGAAGAGGGCAGCGATACGCGCATCGTGACGACGTCCTTCTGGTCGAATCCCGGCTCGACGCCGCTCAGTGTCCAGAAACTGCGGATCAGCAGGATGGCTCCGACGAGCACGACGACCGCGAGCGCCACCTCCGCGACGACGAACAGGTGACGCAGACGGCGGTTCTCTCTCGTCGATCCAGCCTGCCTGGCGCCGGTTCCGAGCGCGCCCCGCCCGTACGACCGTGCGGCGTCGATCGCCGGCGCGAAGCCGCAGATCGCGACCGTGGCGATACAGGCTGCGGCCGTGAAGCCCAGGACGGTCAGGTTGATGCGAACCCGGCCGAGACCGACGAGGTCGACCGGGCTGAGCGCGACGAGAAACGCCGTCCCCCATCGGGCGACGACGAGCCCGCCGGCTGCGCCGAGGAGCGCCAGCACCAGCGTCTCGGTGAGCAACTGACGCACCATCTGCCCGCGGCCCGCGCCGAGCGCCGTCCTGATGGCGAATTCCCGGTGGCGGGCTGCGCCGCGCGCGAGCAGGAGGTTGGCCACGTTGGCGCAGGCAATCAGCAGGACGAAGGCCACCGCGCCGAGCAGGACGAG
This DNA window, taken from Vicinamibacterales bacterium, encodes the following:
- a CDS encoding NPCBM/NEW2 domain-containing protein, with translation MPDALFPDLDARPAERPTETFAGMPSESRPKRDEVPGEAASTRMAGPSVRTRPIALEEAHAPDHLASLETKAATDVGREAMGGGALLAAGKRYEAVVPARAGNDVEYDVKGLYNGVVAEAAVDDGFEGSLRFVVIGDGRELWASDSLSKGSTPIPVRVSIAGVKRLVLRATAVGRTPAGDRGTEGTSMRMGAQAGWIGARLNGPVNTR
- a CDS encoding ABC transporter permease — translated: MTPLFRRRRRDDELDEEMRTHLQMATRERIERGESPEKAAAAARREFGNVDLVREVTRDMWGWRWLDQFKRDVRHALRTMRRSPGYTAIVIVTLALGIGANTAIFTIVNAVLLEPLPFRDPDRLVMMWEETARRPGKPNTVGPANFLRWRDRATAFEQMAALYDTRMSLAGVGEAEELVVQVVTPEFFPTLGVGPALGRVFARGEGADQTPAPDRVTILSHQLWLRRFGGSAAVVGRAIRLGGRLATVVGVMPPDARLFVPAGSLVGKPPDAWLPFQFAEEQRKPSGRYLTAVGRLKGGVPLEQAQSQMDTIASGLRAEWPDFDTGWTARLVPLHTELAGDIRPALLVLLGAVAFVLLIACANVANLLLARGAARHREFAIRTALGAGRGQMVRQLLTETLVLALLGAAGGLVVARWGTAFLVALSPVDLVGLGRVRINLTVLGFTAAACIATVAICGFAPAIDAARSYGRGALGTGARQAGSTRENRRLRHLFVVAEVALAVVVLVGAILLIRSFWTLSGVEPGFDQKDVVTMRVSLPSSKYGEAGQRLRFFQSAVDRASALPGVRAAGVVSFLPFAGLGAATNFTIEGRPAPPPGQDLVTEVRVCDNGYFEAMRIPLLRGRLFEHREMQEASNVVIINSALARQYFPGEDPLGKRLVINMTDPLVPTRIVGVAGDVRQADLATEIRPMAYWPHPQLPYSAMTLTVRTAGEPLTIAPMVEHEVRVLDPDQPVSDVRSMEQWIARSLQRARFTWMILTVFAGLALFLTSIGIYGVMSYSVRQRAAEMGVRLALGAHGRQIVRMVVGTGLQLTVSGLAVGAPLALVLTQAIDALLFGVTPTDPVALTSAIGVVGTVALAASYIPARRAARTNPVEVLRQE